The DNA region cgcacagagaaaTGACCCCAACGACACACAAGGCGCTGTGCCCGACCTGCATCTTCCGAGCGACGTCCCCACTTCAACGTTTTCCTCTCTCATTTCGTTTTTACGGCCCTTTTTGCTCTCTCGTCTTTCCGACTGCTGCACTTCCCCGCCCCTGCCGCATCGACccaccccccttccccctctccgcgcACCCCCGAAGCGAGCACACGCAACTCGTTTGATCAGCCCTCCCGCAGCCCTCCCGACACCGTGCAGCGTcacagcgacggcggaggcgacaTCTCTGCTTCCACATTATGCTGCATGTGggcaggcgctgctccgTGGCGGAGCATGGCCCGCATGGATTGGGATGACGGCGCAACCGCAGTGCTGCCGTGCCTTGTACGCGAACGGCGTCTACTCGCTTTCCTCCACCAGCGACGATAGTGGgagctccagcgccacgagAAGAGTCATGCGCTGCCGGGGCAGACCAAATACACGTCGAAAAGGAGACTGTCCGTCGAtgctcttctcctttgccTTCCCCTTGCCCTGTTGCAACCTTCTCTGCTTCCGTCGTGAGTGCACccgacgctggcggcggacTGCTGCATGCACTACGCGCTGATGCTGTACCTGgacgccgctgtgccgcagGCGTGTGGCACGCCGAAGCACGCGCTGTTCTTCATAACGGAGccggtgcggtggtgctgcggatcgagtgcgcgcgtgctggagggcggcgccgacgggcGCGGTGGACTACGAGGTGAACGAGACTCACTTGACgggtgcgcaggcgctgtcGGACTACCTGCTGGATACGTGGTACGTGCACGACATGCCGCGCTACGGCGCTGTGTCGTGCATTGATCGGAacgtgacggcgctgctgagatTTGCGGATGAGTGGCGCGGCACCAACGTGAACGTGTTCCTGTACAACTCCTCCTCGCACCATCAGGCTGGGCTGAACCTCGCAACGTACTACGACCTGTTCATCAAGTCCTTCCTCGGCCGCGACAGCGCGTTCATGCGGTACAAGGTGGAGCTGTTCAACGAGCCTGCGAGCCAGTCGCAGCTGGGCTTCATCGTTGGCGCGCCCGGTGGGCGGTCCGCAGGTGGTCTTCCTGGACGAGCCGTCGGCCGGCATGGACCCTGTGGCGCGACGCGGGATGTGGACTGCGATCCAGCGCGCCGCGGGGCACTGCTCCGTTGTGCTGACGACGCACCacctggaggaggtggaggcgctcgCGGACATTGTGGCGATCATGGTGCGCGGGTACGTGCGGTGCGTCGGCGACAAGGTGCACCTGAAGAACAAGTTCGGCAGCGCCTTCGAGGTGAGCGTGCGGCtcgcgtcggcgcagcacgcggagCTCTTTGCGTCGTTCATGCAGGCGGCGTTCCCCGACGCTGTGCGGAGCGAAGGCGAGGGTCGGCGGCTCGTGTACCAGCTGCCGCGCGATCGCGGCTTCGGCGACGTGTTCCAGACGTTCCAGGCGAacaaggagcagctgcacatcACGGACTACAGCGTGTCGCAGACGTCCATTGGAGACGTTTTCCTTCGTATTATTGAATCCTCAAAGCATGTTGAGGCCGCTGTCCTCAGTGGAACCCCCTGATGAGGTGGGAAGTGGGTTACGATAACcgggagggaagaggaagtgCGCGATGTGGCAGCTCGGATAGTCGATCGCATAGTTGCAGGTGTGCTTTTGCGGGCACGCAGCGCATAAgccttctgctgctgtgccggtATGTTTGTATTCTGCGTGAGCTCTTTCACAGCGCGTATCTCGTTTTGTGatccttttttctcttctgACGCTTGGTCGCTACTTCGAGATGCGCGCGTGGCAGTGGAGTATCTATGCAGTGATTCACTCAGCATGTAAGTGTATCGTTGTCTCGGAGGTGGAGCAGATGATTATGGGTGCTAGCCACAGGGGGTGCTTGTCACTTGCCTCTGTCTTGGTAGCTGCCCCTTTTCGCCGTCCTCTCCGCAGCTTTCTCTCGTCGTATCTCATGACAGTTCAATGACATGGCAGACGTGCGCGCTGCGAAAGGAGAAGACGACAGACATCACTAGTCGAACGAAAGCGTTGGGGTGATCGGCGCGACATACCCGATAcggtgagtgtgtgtgctgtgctgtgctgtgGTGGCCAGCCATCCGCCGATGATGACGCCCGAGCTGATGGTTTAGGGGCGagggaggtgctgcagtgTGCTTCTTGCCACTTCCTACCCTCTCCGACGTTGTCCCTTCCCTCATCACCAATTTCTcctgtgcttgcgtgcggaGGCTTGCTCCTCAAGCGGGCTCTGCCGTCATGCACCGCCCTGCGTCTTTCTCGCCGTTCCCCAACCCCTTCCGCCAACCCCGCCACTGCCTATTGCCGTACTTATTCTCTCCCGCGTTTTCTATGCTGAACTTTTTTTGTTCTGTCTCTCGTCATCCCTGCGCTGCTTCCTCGCAATGCAGACGTTTTATCTGAGCGTCTCCGTCGCCGTGAGCTGCCGCCGGTTGTTTTCTTGTTggttctctctcgcctctgtCTTGTTGAGCGTCGGCCACCATCCGTACCGCACGCCCGAGGTTCCTACCCCGCCGTTGCTGCAAGCAGCGAGAAAGTCGACGACTGCGCAGAagggagcggcggcagctcacTGTgtcgcgtgcgtctgtgaAGTCATCTCAGACATGCGAGGCGGATTTTGCTATCACTGCCTCGACCGTCAGCCCCGCATAACTGTTCCAGagcccgcagcgccgtgaTTTCTGTTGGCTGGTTTCACCGCCTCCGGtattttttgttttgctttcctTGCCGTCTATCAGTCCACTTCGGTGTTGCCGTGGCTCTTGTCTCTGTCCCGTCCCGCGCatcagccgcgccaccactccccctcgctccctccctgtGCACACGTTTCGAGTGCGCTGATCACAGCTTGCAGGGGGCACACATACTTTGGATCGGCACTTCTTGCATTCGCTTCTTGTGTGTAAGCGCGCCGAGCACCGATAATGGCACGCACATCGTGGAGCTCGAGCTCTACCGGCTCCATCAGTGCTGGCAGCGATGAGAGCTACTGCCGCAGTGAGCCGGCCAAGGGAGGCAGTTTCATGGATCAGCTGCTGGCGATCCTGTACCGCACGCTCCGTCAGACGCTGCGCACCAAGGCGATTTTGTTCATGGAAATTGTTCTGCCGCTCATGTTCATCGTCATTACGCTCATTTTGTGGTTAGTGTGGTTGCCCTTCCAAGGCCGTTCGAGGCAGTTCATCGACTACACGCCCTACGCGTCCTCTGCGGCTACGCTGCACAAACAGCTCACCTGTTTCAACAGCTCGGAGGGAGAGCCCATCCCGGGGCTGTGTGATTGCGCCTGGATATCCATACTCAGCAACTACACGGTCTTGTGCGCCGGCGACTACGACACGATCCCGTACAAGAACCTCTGCTATGTCGACCTCCCGTTCGACTTCAGCAACTTCAAGGTCAACGGCTACGCCGTTGGGAACATCACGGGGGCCAACAAGCTGGTGCAGGTGTGGGTCAACTCGTACAACACGAGCCTGTTTGTGATCCCGACGCTGGATGAGGTGATCATCTTCCACTGGCTGGCTCGGATTAGCAGGTCAAAAACGAAGAGCGATGGCAACCTCCTCTCCGCTGGCATCGCGGCTGGTTTGATGCCCAACTCGAAGCAGTCTTCTGTTTTGTGCTCCGGCGCCCTGTACTTCGTCGGCAGCTCAGCGCAGGTAGACCCGCTGCTGGATTACTTCCGAAAGGAGTCGGTGCTCTTCGACAAGGTGTACGGCGGCACCTACGCAACCGTGGTAGAGGCGGAGGCCAAGGTACGCGCCACGGAATGGAATTGGGCCATCATCGAACTCAACGGCTTCGATGCGAGCGCGTTTGACGTGACCATCCGCATGAACTCgaccgcgctgccgacgtTTGCGCTTCCGTACGACAAGAGCTATGGCGGCGGCTTCTACAACAGCCGTGCCGACCTCTACGCCGTCGCCGGGTTTCTGTCCATTCAGCAGATCATCTCGGAATACTACCTGAAGCTGGTCGTGGggagcaccgccaccggcacAGATTTACCGCTGGACCATTACGTGGCTGTCGCTGGCTACGCCAGTTTCAtcacgcagccgctcctcacCACTGCCAATATCTTGCTGCCGCTCATCTTCGTCATGGCGTACCTCTACCCCGTCTCGCAGTTCACGAAGCGCAtcgtgctggagaaggagctgcggATCCGCGAGGCCATGCAGATCATGGGGCTCGGCAACGCCCCGATCTACATTTCGTGGTACCTCACCTTCTTCTTGCCGAACTTCTTTGTCACGATCGTCACCCTCGTCGTGATTCGGATGACGTACATCACAATCACGAACATCCTTATCCTGTTCCTGGTGTACTACATCTACCTCATCACCTGCGTACCCCTAGCTGGCTTCTACTCGGCCTTCTTCAGCAAGGCTCGCCTCGCCTCCTTGCTGACGCCGCTCATCTACTTCGTGTTCGCCATGCCAGCCTTCGCGATTCAGAGCGCCAATACCGCAATAATAACCGCCTTTTGCATCTTCCCGCCCACCGCCTACGCCGTCACGATGCTCGGCATTATTGATCACGAAATAGCCGGCGGCTTTGCGGAAGCCAGCTGGCACGACGCCCTCGACACGCCTCCGGTGTATCTGGCCATCGTCATGATGACCGTGGACTTTATCTTCTTCAACCTGCTTATGCTCTACCTCGACAACGTTATGCCGAAGCAGTGGGGTACGCGCAAGCACCCGCTCTTCTTCATCATTGACCCCGTCATGTGGTGCTTCAACTCGAAGCACAAGCGCctcgagggcggcgccgacgggcGCGCCGAGAACGGCGTGTTCGAGgacgtcgacggcgacgacgacgcggtgATTTTGGACGGCCTGCGCAAGGAGTACTCGCGCGGCGTCAAGAGGTTCGTTGCGGTGAACAACCTGTACTGGGGGATGCGCGAGGGCGAGATCTCTGTGCTGCTGGGGCacaacggcgccggcaagACGACGGTGCTGAACATGATGACGGGGATGGTCGAGCCGGACGCGGGCGACTGTTACGTCTACGGCAGCTCTGTGCGGACGGCGAAGGCCGACGTGCGCCAGCAGATCGGATACTGTCCGCAGCACAACATCCTGTGGGGCGAGCTGACGTGCCGCGACCACCTGGAGTTCTTTGGGCGGATTAAGGGGTTGCGCGGGTGGGAGCTGGAGAATGCCGTGTGCCGGATGTTGCACGAGACGGACCTGCTGGAGAAGATGGACCAGCCGGCGAAGAGCCTGTCGGGGGGGCAGAAGCGCAAGCTCTCGGTCTCCATCGCCTTCGTGACTTGCAGTCGCCTCGTCTTCCTGGACGAGCCCACGGCCGGCATGGATGTGGGTGCGCGGCGATACACgtgggagctgctgcggcgcatgTCCGCTCATCACACCATTTTCCTGACGACGCACTACATGGACGAGGCAGATCTGCTGGGGCACAAGATCGGGATCATGAGCCAGGGGCGACTGAAGTGCTCGGGCAGCAGCATGTTTCTGAAGAGCCACCTCGGGTTCGGGTACAGCATTACGATGTCCCTTTGCGACGCCGCTTCCGTGAACGCAATCTCGAAGCTCGTGCAGTCATCGGTGGACGGCGCTCACAAGGTTGGGTTGAACGGGTGTGAGGTGATGTACCGACTGCCCAACGAGCGTGTCGAACAGTTCCCGGAGTTTCTGGATCGACTGGAGGCGGTGAAAGACGCgctcggcgttcgcggctactcgctgtcggcgacgacgctaGAGGAGATATTTCTTCGCATGTCCAACGAGGACATCGAGCGGGAGCGCGAAGAAGACCCTCTGATGCAGCTGCACCCAGATATCACCGCTGCGCAGGAGAGTTGCATATGGAACTGTGAGATAGTGGAGGGGCGCAAGGCGATGCTGTGGTCGCAGTTCAAGGCGATGATGACGAAGCGCATGTGGAATGGCCTGCGGGATCGCAAGATGCAGTTTTTCCAGGTGGTGTGCCCGGTGATTTGCATTTTGATTGCTATGCTGCTCTCACTCATCTCCCTCAACGGCCCCGACACCATAACGCTGAACAAGGAAATCTACCCCGGCGAGGTTCTGGTGGAGATGAACGGGTGCGATGAGCTGCTCGGCCCCAACGCCTCCTTCGACAACTTCACAGTGCGGCACCAAAAATACATGAATGCGCTGAACTTGTCCACCTACATGGTCGACACGTTTCTCTCTCAGCCCACGTTGCGCGTGGAGGGGCTCGTGTGCCGCGATCCAGACTGGGCAAACGCCGTGAAGACACCGAACAACGTGATACACATACTGAACTCGTCCACCTATCACCAGGGGCCCATCTCCGTGAACTCCATCTACCAGGCACTCTACAGGAAGTACACGGGAAAAAATGCACGCTTTACGCTGGTGGCGGGAACGATGCCGCGCACCAAGCAAGAGAAGGTGACGCAGGACGCGCTGAAGACGATTCTCATGGGCGCGATTATCATGATCCCGTTCACGTTCCTGCCGTCGAACGTGGTGGCGTGGGTGGTGAAGGAGCGGGAGTGCAAGGCGCGACATCTGCAGAACGTCTCGGGGCTGAGCTTTTACATCTACTGGCTCACGAATTTCCTCTTCGACATGGTCGCCTACATCATCTCCATGTGcctcgtcatcgtcatcTTCCTCATGTTCAGCCGCGATGAGTACGTGGCCAAAGACCGTATCGGCGCCGTGTTCGTCCTGTTCTTCATCTACGGCCTCTCGAGCACGACCGCGGGGTACATGTGCAGTTTCCTCTTCGACGAGCACTCCAACGCGCAGACGATGGTGATGGCCGCCAGCTTCGTCGCCGGGTTTCTTCTCGTCATGGTCGTGTACATCATGTCGCTGCTCTCACAGAccatggcggcggccgaTGTCCTCCGGTGGATCACGCGCATCGTGCCAAGTTTTGCCATTGGCGAGGGCATCATCAACTTGGCGATGctgacgcagcggcaggcgatCGTAGGCGGCGTGACGGCGTGGTCAATGGACACGATCgggtgggcgtgcgtgtacATGTCAGTCGAGTTCCCGCTGTTTTTCGCGATCACCCTCTGGATCGACcacccgcggcggcgcatgtGGGGACAGCGCAACAACTACGACGTCGACGCGGCTCCGCAGACGGTGTCGGAAGAGGACTCCGACGTTGAGAAGACGCGTGAGGAGGTGTACAAAGAGGAGGCTGAGGGCGTCAACGACGACATGGTGCGCGTGGTGGACCTCCGCAAGGTGTACCCTAACggcaaggaggcggtgcgcaacGTCACCTTCTCCGTGGCCCCCGGCGAGGTGTTCGGCTTCCTCGGCACGAACGGTGCTGGTaagacgacgacgatttCGATGCTGTGCCAGGAATTCATTCCGACAAGCGGCAAGGCGTACGTCTGCGGCTACAACATTGTGGAGAACAGcatcgaggcgctgcagtgcaTCGGGTACTGCCCGCAGTTCGACGCGTGCCTGGACCTGCTGACGGTGAAAGAGCACCTGGAGCTGTACGTGGGCGTGCGAGGTATTCGGTACGAAGAGCGTGATGTTGTCATCGACTCCTTGCTGCGCATGTGCGAACTCTCTACTTATCGCTACACCCTATCCTCGGAGCTGTCCGGTGGCAACCGGCGCAAGCTGTCTGTGGCGCTTTCTCTCATTGGAGGGCCTCGAGTCGTCTTCCTGGACGAACCGTCGGCCGGCATGGACCctgtggcgcggcgcgggtTATGGAATGCAATCGAAAAGGTCGCCGACAACAGCTCCGTTGTGCTGACGACGCACCacctggaggaggtggaggcgcttGCGCATCGCGTGGCGATCATGGTGGATGGCACCctgcgctgcatcggcgACAAGACTCACCTGAAGAACAAGTTCGGCACCGGCTTTGAGATGAGCGTACGTGTGGGTGCAGAGGAGGACATGGGGAATGTGCACACGTGGGTGAAGACACGGTTCCCCGACGCGACGATGAATGAGTGTAAGGGGCAACGTTTTGTCTACACGCTGCCGGCCAACGTCGCCCTCTCGGATGTCTTCCGTCTCTTGCAACAGAAGAAGGAGACGCTGAACATTACGGACTACAGCGTGTCGCAGACTTCCATCGAACAGGTGTTCCTGAAGATCAGCGGAGAACTAGAGGAGGCGACCGCCTTCCGTCGCACGCTGGAGGACAcgctcgcgctgccgagTAGGAAGAGCGCCTTGGCGGATGCCGCGAATTTCGACCCGGCAACTCGCAACTTGTTTCTCGGCAGGTCGAGATAGAGCCATTCGGTGTtgcgtgacggcggcggggaTCGCGGGTGGCGGGATAGGAGGAAATAAGGCGCGTCCGCGAAAGCGGGTCGTCTTCAGCTGGAGTATGCACGACTCTTTCCAGCATGAGGGTACCCgcgccccttcctcctcttctctttcgccCGGAACTGATCGTTGCGTTGTCGGACACATCGCCCGTTCTGTGCCGTTTATAGACGACACTTGCTGGGGTACGTTTTCGTCATTTCTAACCCCGATGTGTccgagaggagaggaggaaggtgcAACCTGTTCACCAGCCTGCGTGGTGCTTCGATGTGCgcccgccacctcctcggcgttgGGTTACTCTTGTCGCTTCGTCTTGGATGAAGTGCATTGGAACCTTGTGCTGGCATGTGCATACTCGTTTTTTATTATTTCTTTTCGCTCTCCTGGTGTGAGACCGTGCTTCAGCATCACGGTGatcgctgtgtgtgtgtgcgtgggcggtgggggaggggggctctTCNGTTTCTCCTTGTGCGTGGGCGTNTGTGTGTATGTTTCTCATTTCTTCGTTCGCTTTTCCATATTTTGATGTGAATGACGGATCAACTCTACCGGGTGCGTGGTTCCCGTTTCGCTGCTTTGGTGGACCACCTCACATCGACCGTGCCTCTACTTGTCCATGTGCAATTCCGCGTTGTGTTCTCGCCCAgtcgcctttttttttttcgctctcttgccctcccccttccgcTTCACCATCGACCGCTCCTCACACCTTCTGTCTCCCGAAGACTCCGTCTTGCTCGAAGGGCAGGCACCTGCGACTCACGCGTCACGTCACGCGGTGATGGAGGCTCATGTtagcccacacacacacacacacacatgtattCATTTCTTTGCTTACACGCGCCGTTGAGATGTATCTCCCTTTTTATGCTCTCCTACCCACCTTTTACTTGCTTTTTGTGCTCATCTTGTACGGGTGTTTTCTGTGAGAGGCACCGCcagtggcggcgacgccccGGACGATCGCTCGCCTCTCATGTGATTGCCAGTCATTTTTCGGGAGCGCTCTCGCCTGTCATGCCGCCTCCAGCCGCACCCCTCACTACCGCGGATGAACTTCCGCATGCGAAtcgcgttttcttttcccctTTTCTTTGCATTTATGCCACACatcgctgtctctctctctgtgtttttTTTGACGTTTTCTATTCTCTCCTTTCGTCTTGTCCGTCTGACCGCGTCCAACTCCCGTGTCggttgcttctctctccgacTTGTtgtgaagaaggcgaggggATATCAGCGCATGCCTCAACAACGCGCAATGACGGTCGAactgccaccaccgtcggTGTGCGCTGATTCTTGGGGGAGGAGTATGTGTGTATCCATGTCTGCGTGCATCTTCACGAGGTTGCCTGTGTGTGCTCACATcattgtttttttcttttttgccGTTCTTGGCATACG from Leishmania infantum JPCM5 genome chromosome 11 includes:
- the putative ABCA5 gene encoding ATP-binding cassette protein subfamily A, member 5 — translated: MARTSWSSSSTGSISAGSDESYCRSEPAKGGSFMDQLLAILYRTLRQTLRTKAILFMEIVLPLMFIVITLILWLVWLPFQGRSRQFIDYTPYASSAATLHKQLTCFNSSEGEPIPGLCDCAWISILSNYTVLCAGDYDTIPYKNLCYVDLPFDFSNFKVNGYAVGNITGANKLVQVWVNSYNTSLFVIPTLDEVIIFHWLARISRSKTKSDGNLLSAGIAAGLMPNSKQSSVLCSGALYFVGSSAQVDPLLDYFRKESVLFDKVYGGTYATVVEAEAKVRATEWNWAIIELNGFDASAFDVTIRMNSTALPTFALPYDKSYGGGFYNSRADLYAVAGFLSIQQIISEYYLKLVVGSTATGTDLPLDHYVAVAGYASFITQPLLTTANILLPLIFVMAYLYPVSQFTKRIVLEKELRIREAMQIMGLGNAPIYISWYLTFFLPNFFVTIVTLVVIRMTYITITNILILFLVYYIYLITCVPLAGFYSAFFSKARLASLLTPLIYFVFAMPAFAIQSANTAIITAFCIFPPTAYAVTMLGIIDHEIAGGFAEASWHDALDTPPVYLAIVMMTVDFIFFNLLMLYLDNVMPKQWGTRKHPLFFIIDPVMWCFNSKHKRLEGGADGRAENGVFEDVDGDDDAVILDGLRKEYSRGVKRFVAVNNLYWGMREGEISVLLGHNGAGKTTVLNMMTGMVEPDAGDCYVYGSSVRTAKADVRQQIGYCPQHNILWGELTCRDHLEFFGRIKGLRGWELENAVCRMLHETDLLEKMDQPAKSLSGGQKRKLSVSIAFVTCSRLVFLDEPTAGMDVGARRYTWELLRRMSAHHTIFLTTHYMDEADLLGHKIGIMSQGRLKCSGSSMFLKSHLGFGYSITMSLCDAASVNAISKLVQSSVDGAHKVGLNGCEVMYRLPNERVEQFPEFLDRLEAVKDALGVRGYSLSATTLEEIFLRMSNEDIEREREEDPLMQLHPDITAAQESCIWNCEIVEGRKAMLWSQFKAMMTKRMWNGLRDRKMQFFQVVCPVICILIAMLLSLISLNGPDTITLNKEIYPGEVLVEMNGCDELLGPNASFDNFTVRHQKYMNALNLSTYMVDTFLSQPTLRVEGLVCRDPDWANAVKTPNNVIHILNSSTYHQGPISVNSIYQALYRKYTGKNARFTLVAGTMPRTKQEKVTQDALKTILMGAIIMIPFTFLPSNVVAWVVKERECKARHLQNVSGLSFYIYWLTNFLFDMVAYIISMCLVIVIFLMFSRDEYVAKDRIGAVFVLFFIYGLSSTTAGYMCSFLFDEHSNAQTMVMAASFVAGFLLVMVVYIMSLLSQTMAAADVLRWITRIVPSFAIGEGIINLAMLTQRQAIVGGVTAWSMDTIGWACVYMSVEFPLFFAITLWIDHPRRRMWGQRNNYDVDAAPQTVSEEDSDVEKTREEVYKEEAEGVNDDMVRVVDLRKVYPNGKEAVRNVTFSVAPGEVFGFLGTNGAGKTTTISMLCQEFIPTSGKAYVCGYNIVENSIEALQCIGYCPQFDACLDLLTVKEHLELYVGVRGIRYEERDVVIDSLLRMCELSTYRYTLSSELSGGNRRKLSVALSLIGGPRVVFLDEPSAGMDPVARRGLWNAIEKVADNSSVVLTTHHLEEVEALAHRVAIMVDGTLRCIGDKTHLKNKFGTGFEMSVRVGAEEDMGNVHTWVKTRFPDATMNECKGQRFVYTLPANVALSDVFRLLQQKKETLNITDYSVSQTSIEQVFLKISGELEEATAFRRTLEDTLALPSRKSALADAANFDPATRNLFLGRSR